In the genome of Monodelphis domestica isolate mMonDom1 chromosome 2, mMonDom1.pri, whole genome shotgun sequence, one region contains:
- the CBX4 gene encoding E3 SUMO-protein ligase CBX4 isoform X2 produces MGYRKRGPKPKPLVVQVPTFARRSNVLTGLQDSSADNRSKLELGSQGKSQGHQYELNSKKHHQYQPHGKEQGGKPPPHSKSSKYYYQLNSKKHHPYQPDPKMYDLQYQPSHKETSNSTCPDLGAKSHPPDKWAHSQVSKGYLSAVKPLVSGGGAGVKGSEKSQSNGITPQPKEAGIPAGNGIGGKMKIVKNKNKNGRIVIVMSKYMENGMQAVKIKSGEGIETESRSPGHTKKKAGEERHTSGDRTLKKMAGTNEKNPDLPLKRRDEDSQIGEDEEAQIQDSGSRKLSPTKEAFPDQPLQLTTKPDLLAWDSTRGSHPPSSHHHHHHHHHSVGLNFANSRKRCLSDSHGDREPCKKRLTARSISTPTCLGASPVAERPADLPTAASAAAALPQPEVILLDSDLDEPIDLRCVKSRCGTREPPSPLQVKPEAQATVVAAAPAGKPPAEARDEPEEPLTEFKPFFGNIIITDVTANCLTVTFKEYVTV; encoded by the exons ATGGGATATCGGAAGAGAGGGCCGAAGCCTAAACCACTGGTTGTACAA GTGCCCACCTTTGCCCGACGATCGAACGTGCTGACTGGCCTTCAAGACTCCTCCGCTGACAACCGATCCAAGCTGGAGCTGGGCTCCCAAGGGAAGAGCCAAGGTCACCAATATGAACTCAACAGCAAAAAGCACCACCAATACCAGCCTCACGGCAAGGAACAAGGAGGCAAGCCACCACCCCACAGCAAAAGCAGCAAATACTACTATCAGCTCAACAGCAAGAAACATCACCCCTACCAGCCCGACCCTAAGATGTATGACCTTCAATACCAACCTAGCCACAAGGAGACTTCCAACTCCACTTGCCCAGACTTGGGGGCGAAGAGCCATCCACCCGACAAGTGGGCACACAGCCAGGTGTCCAAGGGTTATCTGAGTGCAGTGAAGCCCCTAGTCAGTGGGGGCGGGGCTGGTGTCAAGGGCTCGGAGAAGAGCCAGTCCAATGGCATCACTCCCCAGCCAAAGGAGGCAGGGATACCCGCCGGCAATGGGATCGGGGGCAAGATGAAGATAgtcaagaataaaaataagaatggaCGCATCGTTATTGTCATGAGCAAATACATGGAAAATGGCATGCAGGCAGTGAAAATTAAGTCAGGGGAGGGGATTGAGACTGAGAGCCGCTCCCCTGGCCACACCAAGAAGAAGGCTGGGGAAGAGCGGCATACCAGTGGGGATAGGACTTTGAAAAAGATGGCTGGGACCAATGAGAAAAATCCTGATCTGCCCCTTAAAAGGCGGGACGAGGACTCCCAAATTGGGGAAGATGAGGAGGCCCAGATCCAGGATTCTGGCTCCCGCAAACTCTCTCCAACTAAGGAGGCATTCCCAGATCAACCCCTACAACTCACCACCAAGCCCGACTTGTTAGCCTGGGATTCCACCCGGGGCTCGCACCCACCTTCttcccatcaccatcaccaccatcaccaccattcAGTGGGCTTAAATTTCGCTAACTCCCGCAAGCGTTGCCTCTCGGATTCCCATGGTGATCGGGAGCCCTGCAAAAAACGACTCACGGCCCGTAGCATCAGCACTCCCACCTGCCTGGGCGCCAGCCCTGTAGCTGAGCGCCCAGCAGACCTGCCCACCGCCGCCTCTGCGGCTGCCGCCCTTCCCCAGCCCGAAGTCATTCTCCTGGACTCAGACCTGGATGAGCCAATTGACTTGCGCTGTGTCAAGTCGCGCTGCGGGACTAGGGAACCTCCTAGCCCTCTGCAGGTGAAACCTGAGGCGCAGGCTACAGTGGTAGCGGCGGCGCCAGCCGGAAAGCCGCCGGCTGAGGCGCGGGACGAACCCGAGGAGCCACTGACGGAGTTCAAACCTTTCTTTGGAAATATAATTATCACTGACGTAACAGCAAACTGCCTCACTGTCACTTTCAAAGAGTATGTGACTGTGTAG
- the CBX4 gene encoding E3 SUMO-protein ligase CBX4 isoform X1 gives MELPAVGEHVFAVESIEKKRIRKGRVEYLVKWRGWSPKYNTWEPEENILDPRLLIAFQNRERQEQLMGYRKRGPKPKPLVVQVPTFARRSNVLTGLQDSSADNRSKLELGSQGKSQGHQYELNSKKHHQYQPHGKEQGGKPPPHSKSSKYYYQLNSKKHHPYQPDPKMYDLQYQPSHKETSNSTCPDLGAKSHPPDKWAHSQVSKGYLSAVKPLVSGGGAGVKGSEKSQSNGITPQPKEAGIPAGNGIGGKMKIVKNKNKNGRIVIVMSKYMENGMQAVKIKSGEGIETESRSPGHTKKKAGEERHTSGDRTLKKMAGTNEKNPDLPLKRRDEDSQIGEDEEAQIQDSGSRKLSPTKEAFPDQPLQLTTKPDLLAWDSTRGSHPPSSHHHHHHHHHSVGLNFANSRKRCLSDSHGDREPCKKRLTARSISTPTCLGASPVAERPADLPTAASAAAALPQPEVILLDSDLDEPIDLRCVKSRCGTREPPSPLQVKPEAQATVVAAAPAGKPPAEARDEPEEPLTEFKPFFGNIIITDVTANCLTVTFKEYVTV, from the exons ATGGAGCTGCCAGCTGTTGGGGAGCACGTCTTCGCTGTGGAAAGCATCGAGAAGAAGCGAATCCGAAAG GGCAGAGTGGAGTATCTTGTGAAATGGAGAGGCTGGTCCCCCAA ATATAACACGTGGGAACCCGAGGAGAATATCCTGGATCCCAGACTGCTGATCGCTTTTCAGAACAG GGAGCGGCAGGAGCAATTGATGGGATATCGGAAGAGAGGGCCGAAGCCTAAACCACTGGTTGTACAA GTGCCCACCTTTGCCCGACGATCGAACGTGCTGACTGGCCTTCAAGACTCCTCCGCTGACAACCGATCCAAGCTGGAGCTGGGCTCCCAAGGGAAGAGCCAAGGTCACCAATATGAACTCAACAGCAAAAAGCACCACCAATACCAGCCTCACGGCAAGGAACAAGGAGGCAAGCCACCACCCCACAGCAAAAGCAGCAAATACTACTATCAGCTCAACAGCAAGAAACATCACCCCTACCAGCCCGACCCTAAGATGTATGACCTTCAATACCAACCTAGCCACAAGGAGACTTCCAACTCCACTTGCCCAGACTTGGGGGCGAAGAGCCATCCACCCGACAAGTGGGCACACAGCCAGGTGTCCAAGGGTTATCTGAGTGCAGTGAAGCCCCTAGTCAGTGGGGGCGGGGCTGGTGTCAAGGGCTCGGAGAAGAGCCAGTCCAATGGCATCACTCCCCAGCCAAAGGAGGCAGGGATACCCGCCGGCAATGGGATCGGGGGCAAGATGAAGATAgtcaagaataaaaataagaatggaCGCATCGTTATTGTCATGAGCAAATACATGGAAAATGGCATGCAGGCAGTGAAAATTAAGTCAGGGGAGGGGATTGAGACTGAGAGCCGCTCCCCTGGCCACACCAAGAAGAAGGCTGGGGAAGAGCGGCATACCAGTGGGGATAGGACTTTGAAAAAGATGGCTGGGACCAATGAGAAAAATCCTGATCTGCCCCTTAAAAGGCGGGACGAGGACTCCCAAATTGGGGAAGATGAGGAGGCCCAGATCCAGGATTCTGGCTCCCGCAAACTCTCTCCAACTAAGGAGGCATTCCCAGATCAACCCCTACAACTCACCACCAAGCCCGACTTGTTAGCCTGGGATTCCACCCGGGGCTCGCACCCACCTTCttcccatcaccatcaccaccatcaccaccattcAGTGGGCTTAAATTTCGCTAACTCCCGCAAGCGTTGCCTCTCGGATTCCCATGGTGATCGGGAGCCCTGCAAAAAACGACTCACGGCCCGTAGCATCAGCACTCCCACCTGCCTGGGCGCCAGCCCTGTAGCTGAGCGCCCAGCAGACCTGCCCACCGCCGCCTCTGCGGCTGCCGCCCTTCCCCAGCCCGAAGTCATTCTCCTGGACTCAGACCTGGATGAGCCAATTGACTTGCGCTGTGTCAAGTCGCGCTGCGGGACTAGGGAACCTCCTAGCCCTCTGCAGGTGAAACCTGAGGCGCAGGCTACAGTGGTAGCGGCGGCGCCAGCCGGAAAGCCGCCGGCTGAGGCGCGGGACGAACCCGAGGAGCCACTGACGGAGTTCAAACCTTTCTTTGGAAATATAATTATCACTGACGTAACAGCAAACTGCCTCACTGTCACTTTCAAAGAGTATGTGACTGTGTAG